One part of the Brevundimonas sp. NIBR11 genome encodes these proteins:
- a CDS encoding TonB-dependent receptor: MRPVSVSRSALRLAVSVAAMAGAAHAQTAPAQEDSVDDVIVTGRPFGVTDNASLIAVDVLDEQALAVAPVQTLGDLVAGLPGVRSSSFAPGASRPVIRGLSGPRVQVLTNGLGMIDASAVSPDHQVAVDPAEANRIETVRGPSTLTFGGSAIGGVVNILDERIPTHAAEGGVDGHVSTQYSSVDDGYGLGARLAANVGSFVLTVDGFKRDSDDYDIPGSAISQRLATQEGIARDNAGTVVNSFAEIQQVGAGASYVDDRGFVGVSIKNTQSNYGTVAEPEVSIDLEQTRYDFRAQRDLDTTWFERLNLSAGYADYEHTEFEGPEVGTIFQSSGYEGRAELIQREHDGWQGVVGVQVLDRDFDAIGEEAFVPATTIKETGLYTVQRVDLGGYGFEGGLRYDRRELAATPIGGASEVARDFDNWSASGSVFVKPAQGLFLGFSLSSSERAPSEVELFSDGVHVATAAYELGDPTLDSEKVLTLEGTVHLAHGPLEGDLHVYRARYDGFIDQRPTGADFDFDGEPFPIFAYVQTDATFTGFELEGDYALWESGERSLKLGAAADYVKADTDLGPAARIPPYSLTGRVTWTDAKWDAQLEVRHVGEQDEVAAFELPTDSYTMINLSGSIRPFADRNVTVFAEAHNITDEEAREHASFLKDIAPQPGRNLRVGVTYRF; encoded by the coding sequence ATGCGTCCTGTTTCCGTGTCCCGTTCCGCCCTCCGTCTCGCCGTCTCCGTGGCCGCCATGGCCGGCGCCGCCCACGCGCAGACGGCGCCGGCGCAGGAAGACTCGGTCGACGACGTCATCGTCACGGGCCGGCCGTTCGGCGTCACCGACAACGCCAGCCTGATCGCCGTGGACGTGCTGGACGAACAGGCCCTGGCCGTCGCCCCGGTGCAGACGCTCGGCGATCTGGTCGCCGGCCTGCCGGGCGTGCGCTCCTCCAGCTTCGCCCCCGGCGCCAGCCGTCCGGTGATCCGGGGCCTGTCCGGTCCGCGCGTCCAGGTCCTGACCAACGGTCTGGGCATGATCGACGCCAGCGCCGTGTCGCCGGACCACCAGGTCGCCGTGGACCCGGCCGAAGCCAACCGGATCGAGACCGTGCGCGGTCCCTCGACCCTGACCTTCGGCGGCTCGGCCATCGGCGGGGTGGTCAATATCCTGGATGAGCGCATCCCGACCCATGCGGCCGAGGGCGGCGTCGACGGCCATGTCTCCACCCAGTATTCCAGCGTCGACGACGGCTATGGCCTCGGCGCCCGCTTGGCGGCCAACGTCGGATCGTTCGTCCTGACGGTCGATGGCTTCAAGCGCGACAGCGACGACTACGACATCCCCGGCTCGGCCATTTCCCAGCGTCTGGCGACCCAGGAAGGGATCGCCCGCGACAACGCCGGGACCGTGGTCAACTCCTTCGCCGAAATCCAGCAGGTCGGCGCCGGCGCTTCCTACGTCGACGACCGCGGATTCGTCGGCGTCTCGATCAAGAACACCCAGTCCAACTACGGCACCGTGGCGGAGCCGGAAGTCTCCATCGACCTCGAACAGACCCGCTACGACTTTCGGGCCCAGCGCGACCTCGACACGACCTGGTTCGAGCGGCTCAACCTGTCGGCCGGCTACGCCGACTACGAGCACACCGAGTTCGAAGGGCCCGAAGTCGGCACCATCTTCCAGTCCTCGGGCTATGAGGGCCGGGCCGAGCTGATCCAGCGCGAACACGACGGCTGGCAGGGCGTGGTCGGGGTCCAGGTGCTGGACCGCGACTTCGACGCCATCGGCGAGGAGGCTTTCGTCCCAGCCACCACGATCAAGGAAACCGGCCTCTACACCGTTCAGCGCGTCGATCTGGGCGGCTACGGCTTCGAGGGCGGCCTTCGCTACGACCGCCGCGAACTGGCCGCCACCCCCATCGGCGGCGCGTCCGAAGTCGCCCGCGATTTCGACAACTGGTCAGCCTCCGGTTCGGTCTTCGTCAAGCCGGCGCAAGGGTTGTTCCTCGGTTTCAGCCTGTCGTCGAGCGAGCGCGCCCCCAGCGAGGTCGAACTCTTCTCCGACGGCGTCCACGTCGCCACCGCCGCCTACGAACTGGGCGACCCGACCCTCGATTCCGAGAAGGTCCTGACCCTCGAGGGCACGGTCCACCTCGCGCACGGCCCGCTCGAAGGCGACCTGCATGTCTATCGCGCCAGATACGATGGCTTCATCGACCAGCGCCCGACCGGCGCCGATTTCGACTTCGACGGCGAGCCTTTTCCCATCTTCGCCTACGTCCAGACTGACGCCACCTTCACCGGCTTCGAGCTGGAGGGCGATTACGCCCTCTGGGAGTCCGGCGAGCGCAGCCTGAAGCTCGGCGCCGCCGCGGACTATGTGAAGGCCGATACCGACCTGGGTCCGGCCGCGCGCATCCCGCCCTACTCCCTGACCGGGCGTGTGACCTGGACCGACGCCAAGTGGGACGCCCAGTTGGAAGTCCGCCACGTCGGAGAACAGGACGAGGTCGCCGCCTTCGAACTGCCGACTGACAGCTATACGATGATCAACCTTTCGGGATCGATCCGGCCGTTCGCCGACCGCAACGTCACCGTCTTCGCCGAGGCTCACAACATCACCGACGAGGAAGCCCGCGAGCACGCGTCCTTTTTGAAGGACATCGCGCCCCAGCCCGGCAGGAACCTGCGCGTCGGCGTCACCTATCGCTTCTAA
- a CDS encoding Fur family transcriptional regulator codes for MGSHCGHDHHDTGLSTVEIARALSAAEARCVDQGERMTAPRRRVLELLLQAGEAVKAYDLIARYGADGVAAKPPTVYRALEFLEKTGMAHRIASISAYVACSVGDRAHAAAFLICDCCGATEEVTPPEGEALTRAAETAGYVIEHTTIEAHGRCPVCRVSA; via the coding sequence ATGGGATCCCACTGCGGCCACGACCATCACGACACCGGCCTCAGCACGGTCGAGATCGCCCGCGCCCTGAGTGCGGCCGAGGCGCGCTGCGTGGATCAGGGCGAGCGGATGACCGCGCCGCGTCGTCGGGTGCTGGAACTGCTGCTGCAGGCCGGCGAGGCGGTGAAGGCCTACGACCTGATCGCCCGCTATGGCGCGGACGGGGTCGCGGCCAAGCCGCCGACCGTCTATCGCGCGCTGGAGTTTCTCGAAAAGACAGGCATGGCGCACCGGATCGCCTCGATCAGCGCCTATGTGGCCTGTTCGGTCGGGGACCGGGCCCACGCCGCCGCCTTCCTGATCTGCGACTGCTGTGGCGCGACCGAGGAGGTCACCCCGCCCGAGGGCGAGGCCCTGACCCGCGCCGCCGAGACCGCCGGCTACGTCATCGAACACACGACGATCGAGGCGCACGGCAGATGCCCGGTCTGCCGGGTCTCGGCATAG
- a CDS encoding alpha/beta hydrolase, with product MDAARLSPPRRLTVPIDNRWGAGDLSVLDFGDPKRPVDLVFCHANGFNAQAYRSILAPLASSLRILAPDLRGHGATTLPLPAKRKGWQDHRDDLVALLDSIDGPPVVLAGHSMGATSALLATAERPEKVSQVVAFDPVIWKRWAVAALKLPLIDRLPGHIPLVKGALRRRARFDSREQALAAYRNRGAFRGWSDVMVVDYLGSGLKAEGDGFVLTCPPTWEASNYAAQGHDPWKAMRDAGRPVRILKAENGSTCAVEPSPRGLPLVTVETVAEGTHFFPMLRPDIARDALFDAAV from the coding sequence ATGGACGCCGCCCGGCTCTCCCCGCCTCGCCGCCTGACCGTGCCCATCGACAATCGATGGGGCGCGGGCGATCTGTCGGTGCTGGACTTCGGCGATCCCAAGCGGCCGGTCGATCTCGTCTTCTGTCACGCCAACGGTTTCAACGCCCAGGCCTACCGTTCCATCCTCGCGCCATTGGCCTCGTCCCTGCGCATCCTCGCGCCCGACCTGCGCGGGCACGGCGCCACGACCCTGCCCCTGCCAGCGAAACGCAAGGGGTGGCAGGATCATCGCGACGACCTGGTCGCCCTGCTCGACAGCATCGACGGACCTCCGGTGGTCTTGGCCGGCCATTCGATGGGCGCGACCAGCGCCCTTCTGGCGACGGCGGAGCGGCCGGAAAAGGTCTCGCAGGTCGTCGCCTTCGACCCCGTCATCTGGAAACGCTGGGCCGTCGCGGCCCTGAAGCTGCCGCTGATCGACCGCCTGCCGGGTCATATCCCGCTGGTAAAGGGGGCGCTCAGACGCCGGGCGCGGTTCGACAGCCGGGAACAGGCTCTAGCCGCCTATCGCAACCGGGGGGCCTTCAGGGGCTGGTCCGACGTCATGGTGGTCGACTACCTCGGCTCAGGGCTGAAGGCGGAGGGAGACGGCTTTGTCCTGACATGCCCGCCGACATGGGAAGCCTCCAACTACGCGGCCCAAGGCCACGATCCGTGGAAGGCCATGCGCGACGCCGGCCGTCCGGTCCGAATCCTGAAGGCGGAGAACGGATCCACCTGCGCGGTCGAACCCTCGCCGCGCGGCCTGCCTCTGGTGACGGTCGAGACCGTGGCGGAGGGCACGCATTTCTTCCCGATGCTGCGCCCCGATATCGCCCGCGACGCCCTGTTCGACGCGGCGGTTTGA
- a CDS encoding electron transfer flavoprotein subunit beta/FixA family protein, with amino-acid sequence MKVLVPVKRVIDYNVKARVKADQTGVDLANVKMSMNPFDEIAVEEAVRLKEGKEHHAAGTVDEIVVVSIGVTQAQETIRTALAMGADRGILIQSDADLEPLAVAKLLKAVVDEEKPDLVLMGKQSIDGDNNAVGQMLAALLDWPQATFAAKIEIADGKATVTREVDGGIQTLAAPLPAVVTVDLRLNTPRYASLPNIMKAKKKEIAMKAVADYGVDVADRLKVLKVTAPPTRSAGIKVADAAELVSKLKTAGAL; translated from the coding sequence ATGAAGGTTCTCGTCCCCGTCAAACGGGTGATCGACTATAACGTCAAGGCCCGCGTGAAGGCGGATCAGACCGGCGTCGATCTGGCCAACGTCAAGATGAGCATGAACCCCTTCGACGAAATCGCCGTCGAGGAGGCCGTTCGCCTGAAAGAGGGCAAGGAGCATCACGCGGCCGGGACGGTCGACGAGATCGTGGTCGTCTCCATCGGCGTGACCCAGGCCCAGGAAACCATCCGCACGGCCCTGGCCATGGGCGCCGATCGCGGCATCCTGATCCAGTCGGACGCCGACCTGGAGCCGCTGGCCGTCGCAAAGCTTCTGAAGGCGGTGGTCGACGAGGAGAAGCCGGACCTGGTCCTGATGGGCAAGCAGTCCATCGACGGCGACAACAACGCCGTGGGCCAGATGCTGGCCGCCCTCTTGGACTGGCCCCAGGCCACCTTCGCCGCCAAGATCGAGATCGCCGACGGCAAGGCGACCGTGACTCGCGAAGTCGACGGCGGCATCCAGACCCTGGCCGCGCCGCTTCCGGCCGTGGTCACCGTGGACCTGCGCCTCAACACCCCGCGCTATGCGTCTCTGCCGAACATCATGAAGGCCAAGAAGAAGGAGATCGCCATGAAGGCGGTCGCCGACTACGGCGTCGATGTCGCCGACCGTCTGAAGGTCCTCAAGGTCACCGCCCCGCCGACCCGCTCGGCCGGGATCAAGGTGGCTGACGCCGCCGAACTCGTCTCGAAACTCAAGACCGCGGGAGCGCTGTAA
- a CDS encoding FAD-binding protein, with the protein MAVLVIADHDGSAVRDSTHKTVTAAAALGGDVDILVVGSGAQAAADSAAKIANVRKVLLAESGELGHQLAEAVTATVVGLAGGYDAILSPATMDGKNFMPRIAAKLDVAPISDIVEVVSADTFVRPIYAGNALETVQSSDAKKVITVRATSFPPAAEGGSAPVETVAGSDAGKAAFVGEEMVKSDRPELGAAKIVVSGGRALGSAEEFHAVIEPLADKLGAAVGASRAAVDAGYAPNDYQVGQTGKVVAPALYIAVGISGAIQHLAGMKDSKIIVAINKDADAPIFQVADYGIVGDYKTVVPELMAALG; encoded by the coding sequence ATGGCCGTCCTCGTCATCGCCGATCACGACGGTTCGGCCGTCCGCGACAGCACCCACAAGACCGTGACCGCCGCAGCCGCCCTGGGCGGCGACGTCGACATCCTGGTCGTCGGTTCGGGCGCCCAGGCCGCCGCCGACTCGGCCGCCAAGATCGCCAACGTCCGCAAGGTCCTGCTGGCCGAAAGCGGCGAGCTGGGTCACCAGCTGGCCGAGGCCGTGACAGCGACCGTCGTCGGCCTGGCCGGCGGCTACGACGCGATCCTGTCGCCCGCCACCATGGACGGCAAGAACTTCATGCCGCGCATCGCCGCCAAGCTGGACGTCGCCCCGATCTCGGACATCGTCGAGGTCGTCTCGGCCGACACCTTCGTGCGCCCGATCTACGCCGGCAACGCGCTGGAGACGGTCCAGTCGTCGGACGCCAAGAAGGTCATCACCGTCCGCGCCACCAGCTTCCCCCCCGCCGCCGAGGGCGGCTCGGCCCCGGTCGAGACCGTCGCCGGTTCGGACGCCGGCAAGGCCGCCTTCGTCGGCGAGGAGATGGTCAAGTCGGACCGTCCCGAACTGGGCGCCGCCAAGATCGTCGTCTCGGGCGGTCGCGCCCTGGGCTCGGCCGAGGAGTTCCACGCGGTGATCGAGCCCCTGGCCGACAAGCTGGGCGCCGCCGTCGGCGCCTCGCGCGCGGCCGTGGACGCGGGCTACGCCCCCAACGACTACCAGGTCGGCCAGACCGGCAAGGTCGTCGCCCCGGCCCTCTACATCGCCGTCGGCATCTCGGGCGCCATCCAGCACCTGGCCGGGATGAAGGACTCCAAGATCATCGTCGCCATCAACAAGGACGCCGACGCCCCGATCTTCCAGGTCGCCGACTACGGCATCGTCGGCGACTACAAGACCGTCGTGCCGGAACTGATGGCCGCTCTCGGCTGA
- a CDS encoding autorepressor SdpR family transcription factor yields the protein MSSVFKALSDPTRRKVLQLLRQGPMTAGDLSDRFDVSKPTMSAHFAVLKEADLVHAEKAGKSVVYHLKLSVLEEALLGFVHSFGLDAETPTPSEEPAK from the coding sequence ATGAGCTCGGTGTTCAAGGCCCTGTCCGATCCGACCCGCCGCAAGGTGCTTCAGCTCCTGCGTCAGGGGCCGATGACGGCCGGCGATCTGTCCGACCGGTTCGACGTCTCCAAGCCGACCATGTCGGCCCATTTCGCCGTCCTGAAGGAGGCCGATCTGGTCCACGCGGAGAAGGCGGGGAAGTCGGTCGTCTACCACCTGAAGCTCTCGGTGCTCGAAGAGGCCCTTCTGGGCTTCGTCCATTCATTCGGCCTCGACGCGGAAACGCCGACGCCCTCAGAGGAGCCTGCGAAATGA
- a CDS encoding ammonium transporter produces MTKDLTNSVAWGGGIVVLALACALARALGYIDQETTLRIVLGATGLMIASFGNRIPKRFVSGAGARKAQRVTAWSMVISGLAYAAAFVFFPIETAVPVGVGAILLGMATAFGYCLSLRNKAKTA; encoded by the coding sequence ATGACCAAAGACCTGACCAACAGCGTGGCCTGGGGTGGCGGCATCGTCGTTCTCGCCCTGGCCTGCGCTCTCGCCCGCGCCCTCGGCTATATCGATCAGGAGACGACGCTGCGGATCGTGCTCGGCGCGACCGGCCTGATGATCGCCTCGTTCGGCAACCGCATCCCCAAACGGTTCGTATCCGGCGCCGGAGCCCGTAAAGCCCAGCGGGTCACGGCCTGGTCGATGGTGATCAGCGGTCTCGCCTACGCCGCCGCCTTCGTCTTCTTTCCGATCGAAACGGCGGTTCCGGTCGGCGTCGGCGCGATCCTTTTGGGCATGGCGACCGCGTTCGGCTACTGCCTGTCGCTCAGGAACAAGGCAAAAACGGCCTGA
- a CDS encoding amidohydrolase encodes MIRHALRGPSLAVVACALALSACATTDGPAASADDGASSPPRERTLARGLDYAANPDPYPSTYQPLPRDNVAIVGGTVLTGTDQRIENGMVLMSDGKVEAVGPASTPVPAGYRVVDARGRYVTPGIIDVHSHLGVYPSPGVQGMSDGNEATSPNTAQVWAEHSLWPQDPGFNTARAGGVTTLQILPGSANLFGGRSVTVRNVPSISMQGMKFPGAPYGVKMACGENPSRVYGGRNQSPATGMGNVAGYRAAFIAAQDYRDKWDKWRETGEGSPPTRNLQNETLAGVLDGSIMVQNHCYRADEMMVMLDIANEFGYRVTAFHHAIEAYKIAPQLAAAGVCADMWTGWWGFKMEALDAVEENAALVDAPEGSCAVIHSDDAQLTQRLNQEAAAALAAGRRAGLNISDEHAISWITSNAARSIGIGDETGSLETGKRGDVVIWSASPFSIYARADQVFIDGALTFDRFDPRYQPVSDFELGQPGFGIAAANIAPGAR; translated from the coding sequence ATGATCCGTCACGCCTTGCGGGGGCCCAGCCTCGCCGTCGTCGCCTGCGCGCTCGCGCTTTCAGCCTGCGCCACTACGGACGGCCCTGCCGCCTCCGCCGATGACGGCGCGTCCAGCCCGCCGCGCGAACGGACCCTGGCGCGCGGCCTCGACTACGCCGCCAACCCCGATCCCTATCCCTCGACCTACCAGCCCCTGCCGCGCGACAACGTCGCCATCGTCGGCGGCACGGTCCTGACCGGCACGGATCAGCGCATCGAGAACGGCATGGTCCTGATGTCGGACGGCAAGGTCGAGGCTGTCGGTCCGGCATCGACGCCCGTCCCCGCCGGCTACCGCGTCGTCGATGCGCGCGGCCGCTACGTGACCCCCGGCATCATCGACGTCCACTCCCACCTCGGCGTCTATCCGTCCCCGGGCGTGCAGGGCATGTCGGACGGCAACGAGGCGACCAGCCCGAACACCGCCCAGGTCTGGGCCGAGCATTCCCTGTGGCCCCAGGATCCCGGATTCAACACCGCCCGGGCGGGCGGCGTCACCACCCTCCAGATCCTGCCCGGCTCGGCCAACCTGTTCGGCGGCCGGTCGGTGACTGTGCGGAACGTCCCTTCGATCTCGATGCAGGGGATGAAATTCCCGGGCGCCCCCTACGGCGTGAAGATGGCCTGCGGCGAGAACCCGTCGCGCGTCTATGGCGGCCGCAACCAGTCGCCGGCCACGGGCATGGGCAATGTCGCCGGCTACCGCGCCGCCTTCATCGCCGCCCAGGACTATCGCGACAAGTGGGACAAGTGGCGCGAGACCGGTGAGGGCTCGCCCCCGACCCGCAACCTGCAGAACGAGACCCTGGCGGGCGTTCTGGACGGCTCGATCATGGTGCAGAACCACTGCTACCGCGCCGACGAGATGATGGTGATGCTCGATATCGCCAATGAGTTCGGCTACCGCGTCACCGCCTTCCACCACGCCATCGAGGCCTACAAGATCGCGCCCCAACTGGCCGCCGCCGGCGTCTGCGCCGACATGTGGACCGGCTGGTGGGGCTTCAAGATGGAGGCGCTCGACGCGGTCGAGGAGAACGCCGCCCTCGTCGACGCCCCCGAAGGCTCCTGCGCCGTCATCCACTCCGACGACGCCCAGCTGACCCAGCGCCTCAATCAGGAGGCCGCCGCGGCCCTCGCCGCCGGTCGTCGCGCCGGGCTGAACATCAGTGACGAGCACGCCATCAGCTGGATCACCTCCAACGCCGCCCGCTCCATCGGTATCGGCGACGAAACCGGCTCGCTGGAGACCGGCAAGCGCGGCGACGTGGTGATCTGGAGCGCCAGCCCGTTCTCGATCTACGCCCGCGCCGATCAGGTCTTCATCGACGGGGCCCTGACCTTCGACCGTTTCGACCCGCGCTATCAGCCCGTGTCCGACTTCGAGCTGGGCCAGCCCGGCTTCGGCATCGCCGCCGCCAACATCGCTCCGGGAGCCCGCTGA
- a CDS encoding amidohydrolase family protein: MRRLAIVSLTALALSAMPALAQVTAITGGRVLTGTSVIENGTVVIDGGRIVSVGTGAAPSGARVIDARGKVVTPGFVAVDSGLGLTEISSVGGSEDQSNGANTISASFDVSYGLDPWSIAIPVARLGGITRAIVVPNHPGGSGGHEHQDDSDFAGAGEGGFQTPGLFAGTASVIHLAAGTDVLVQPRVAMVAPFGEAGAGVAGGARGAEFTLFKETLAEVRLYARNKAAYDRAALRDLSISRADLEALIPVANGEMPLIVTVHRAADIQQVLRLGREEGVKLILDGAEEGWLVAADIAAANVPVLLNPISNLPGNLEMRAARMENAAALNAAGVVIAIKGNEGSVHRAREARYNAGNAVSHGLPFEAAIAALTVNPARIFGMGGQFGELRAGAAADVVVWSGDPLEPLSSVTAEFINGQEQSLTSRQILLRDRYRNGGRVGGGMPVAYGQ, translated from the coding sequence ATGCGCCGTCTCGCAATCGTCTCGCTGACCGCCCTCGCGCTGTCGGCCATGCCCGCTCTGGCTCAAGTGACGGCCATCACGGGCGGCCGCGTCCTGACCGGAACCTCGGTCATCGAGAACGGCACGGTCGTCATCGACGGCGGCCGCATCGTCTCGGTCGGGACCGGCGCGGCTCCGTCCGGCGCCCGCGTCATCGATGCGCGCGGCAAGGTCGTCACCCCCGGCTTCGTCGCGGTCGATAGCGGCCTCGGCCTGACCGAGATCTCCTCGGTCGGCGGCTCGGAAGACCAGTCCAACGGCGCCAACACCATCTCGGCCTCGTTTGACGTCTCCTATGGCCTCGACCCCTGGTCCATCGCCATTCCGGTGGCGCGTCTGGGCGGCATCACCCGCGCCATCGTCGTGCCGAACCATCCCGGCGGCTCGGGCGGGCATGAGCATCAGGATGACAGCGACTTCGCCGGCGCCGGCGAGGGCGGCTTCCAGACGCCCGGCCTGTTCGCCGGCACGGCCTCGGTGATCCATCTGGCCGCCGGGACCGACGTCCTGGTCCAGCCGCGCGTGGCCATGGTCGCCCCATTCGGCGAGGCCGGCGCGGGCGTCGCCGGCGGCGCGCGGGGCGCCGAGTTCACCCTGTTCAAGGAAACACTGGCCGAGGTGCGTCTCTATGCCCGCAACAAGGCCGCCTACGACCGCGCGGCCCTGCGTGACCTGTCGATCTCGCGCGCCGATCTGGAGGCCCTGATCCCGGTCGCCAACGGGGAGATGCCCCTGATCGTCACCGTGCACCGCGCCGCCGATATCCAGCAGGTCCTGCGTCTCGGCCGCGAGGAAGGGGTCAAGCTGATCCTGGACGGCGCCGAGGAAGGCTGGCTGGTCGCCGCCGACATCGCCGCCGCAAACGTGCCGGTGCTGCTGAACCCCATCTCCAACCTGCCGGGCAATCTCGAGATGCGGGCGGCGCGGATGGAAAACGCGGCGGCCTTGAACGCGGCCGGCGTGGTCATCGCCATCAAGGGCAACGAAGGTTCGGTCCACCGCGCCCGCGAGGCTCGCTACAACGCCGGCAACGCCGTCTCGCACGGCCTGCCGTTCGAGGCGGCCATCGCGGCCCTGACCGTGAACCCGGCGCGCATCTTCGGCATGGGCGGCCAGTTCGGCGAGCTGCGGGCGGGCGCGGCGGCGGATGTGGTCGTCTGGTCCGGCGATCCTCTGGAGCCTCTGTCGTCGGTGACGGCGGAGTTCATCAACGGCCAGGAACAGTCCCTGACCAGCCGCCAGATCCTGCTGCGCGATCGTTACCGCAACGGCGGCCGTGTCGGCGGGGGGATGCCGGTGGCGTACGGGCAGTAA
- a CDS encoding YaiI/YqxD family protein, with protein MPTPRIFIDADACPVKDEVYRVAERYGLKVFVVSNGWINTRRDAFIEQAVVDAGPDIADDWIAERAGPGDIVITQDIPLADRCLKSGAQALKSNGAPFTADSIGSALAGRMVGEHLRSMGVATSGPPPFGPKDRSAFLQALDRAVVMAKRVAP; from the coding sequence ATGCCCACCCCCCGCATCTTCATCGACGCCGACGCCTGTCCGGTGAAGGACGAGGTCTATCGCGTGGCCGAACGCTACGGGTTGAAGGTGTTCGTCGTCTCGAACGGCTGGATCAACACCCGCCGCGACGCCTTCATCGAACAGGCCGTGGTCGACGCCGGGCCTGACATCGCCGACGACTGGATCGCCGAACGCGCCGGTCCCGGCGACATCGTCATCACCCAGGACATCCCCCTGGCCGACCGCTGCCTGAAATCCGGCGCCCAGGCGCTGAAGTCGAACGGGGCCCCCTTCACGGCCGACTCCATCGGTTCGGCGCTGGCGGGGCGGATGGTGGGCGAACATCTGCGCTCCATGGGGGTCGCCACCTCCGGCCCGCCGCCGTTCGGACCCAAGGACCGCTCCGCCTTCCTCCAGGCGCTGGACCGGGCCGTCGTCATGGCCAAACGGGTCGCGCCGTGA
- the arfB gene encoding alternative ribosome rescue aminoacyl-tRNA hydrolase ArfB, which produces MTVIPESELEFRFFRAGGPGGQNVNKVSTSVQMRFDAKNSPSLRDPVRERLMKLAGSRLTLDGVIAITAVRYRTQERNRADAIERLQELVDKASIAPTYRVPTRPTRASKERRLQAKSGRSAIKSGRGKPSLD; this is translated from the coding sequence GTGACCGTCATCCCCGAAAGCGAACTGGAGTTCCGCTTCTTCCGCGCGGGCGGTCCGGGCGGCCAGAACGTCAACAAGGTCTCGACCTCGGTTCAGATGCGGTTCGATGCGAAGAACTCGCCCTCCCTGCGCGATCCCGTCCGCGAGCGGCTGATGAAGCTGGCGGGCAGTCGGCTGACGCTCGACGGAGTCATCGCCATCACCGCCGTCCGCTATCGCACCCAGGAGCGCAACCGCGCCGACGCCATCGAGCGGCTGCAGGAACTGGTCGACAAGGCCTCCATCGCCCCGACCTATCGCGTGCCGACCAGGCCGACCCGCGCCTCCAAGGAACGCCGCCTTCAGGCCAAGTCGGGACGGTCCGCGATCAAGAGCGGCCGCGGCAAGCCCTCGCTGGATTAG